The following are from one region of the Tachyglossus aculeatus isolate mTacAcu1 chromosome 13, mTacAcu1.pri, whole genome shotgun sequence genome:
- the AGAP3 gene encoding arf-GAP with GTPase, ANK repeat and PH domain-containing protein 3 isoform X3: MNFQAGGGQSPQQQQQQQQQQQQQQQQQQQQQQQQQQSLAGSGSGGSGGGVVGAGPGGPSPQLSAGAPPQFALSNSAAIRAEIQRFESVHPNIYAIYDLIERIEDLGLQSQIREHVISIEDSFVNSQEWTLSRSVPELKVGIVGNLSSGKSALVHRYLTGTYVQEESPEGGRFKKEIVVDGQSYLLLIRDEGGPPELQFAAWVDAVVFVFSLEDEISFQTVYNYFLRLCSYRSASEVPMVLVGTQDAISAANPRVIDDSRARKLSTDLKRCTYYETCATYGLNVERVFQDVAQKVVALRKKQQLAIGPCKSLPNSPSHSAVSAASIPAVHINQAANGSGGGAFGDYSSSVPSTPSISQRELRIETIAAASTPTPVRKQSKRRSNIFTICATVSNFSSTKRPFQLLPN; the protein is encoded by the exons ATGAACTTCCAGGCGGGCGGCGGGCAGagcccgcagcagcagcagcaacagcaacagcaacaacaacagcaacagcagcagcagcaacagcagcagcagcagcagcagcagagcctGGCGGGGTCGGGGTCCGGCGGGTCCGGCGGGGGGGTGGTGGGCGCGGGTCCCGGGGGCCCGTCGCCGCAGCTGTCGGCGGGGGCCCCCCCGCAGTTCGCCCTGTCCAACTCGGCGGCCATCCGCGCCGAGATCCAGCGCTTCGAGTCGGTGCACCCCAACATCTACGCCATCTACGACCTCATCGAGCGCATCGAGGACctggggctgcagagccagatCCGGGAGCACGTCATCTCCATCGAGG ACTCATTCGTGAACAGCCAGGAGTGGACCCTGAGCCGTTCGGTGCCGGAGCTGAAAGTG ggcATTGTGGGGAACCTGTCTAGCGGGAAGTCGGCCCTGGTGCATCGCTACTTGACGGGGACGTACGTCCAGGAGGAGTCTCCGGAGG GGGGCCGGTTTAAGAAGGAGATTGTCGTGGATGGTCAGAGTTACCTGCTCTTGATCCGAGATGAAGGAGGGCCCCCCGAACTCCAG TTTGCCGCCTGGGTGGACGCGGTGGTGTTCGTGTTTAGCCTGGAGGATGAGATCAGCTTCCAGACGGTGTACAACTACTTCCTGCGCCTGTGCAGCTACCGCAGCGCCAGCGAGGTGCCCATGGTGCTGGTGGGCACTCAGG ATGCCATCAGCGCCGCCAACCCACGGGTGATCGACGACAGCCGAGCCCGCAAGCTGTCCACAGACCTGAAGCGCTGCACCTACTACGAGACGTGTGCCACCTACGGACTCAACGTGGAGCGGGTCTTCCAGGATG TGGCGCAGAAGGTCGTGGCcctgaggaagaagcagcagctcGCCATCGGGCCGTGCAAGTCACTGCCCAACTCGCCTAGCCACTCGGCCGTGTCCGCCGCCTCCATCCCCGCTGTGCACATCAACCAG GCCGCGaacggcagcggcggcggcgcctTCGGCGACTATTCGTCCTCGGTCCCCTCCACCCCGAGCATCAGCCAGCGGGAGCTGCGCATCGAGACCATCGCGGCCGCCTCCACGCCCACGCCCGTGCGCAAGCAGTCCAAGCGCCGCTCCAACATCTTCACG ATATGTGCCACTGTTTCCAACTTTTCATCAACAAAAAGGCCTTTCCAACTCCTTCCAAATTAG
- the AGAP3 gene encoding arf-GAP with GTPase, ANK repeat and PH domain-containing protein 3 isoform X4, giving the protein MNFQAGGGQSPQQQQQQQQQQQQQQQQQQQQQQQQQQSLAGSGSGGSGGGVVGAGPGGPSPQLSAGAPPQFALSNSAAIRAEIQRFESVHPNIYAIYDLIERIEDLGLQSQIREHVISIEDSFVNSQEWTLSRSVPELKVGIVGNLSSGKSALVHRYLTGTYVQEESPEGGRFKKEIVVDGQSYLLLIRDEGGPPELQFAAWVDAVVFVFSLEDEISFQTVYNYFLRLCSYRSASEVPMVLVGTQDAISAANPRVIDDSRARKLSTDLKRCTYYETCATYGLNVERVFQDVAQKVVALRKKQQLAIGPCKSLPNSPSHSAVSAASIPAVHINQICATVSNFSSTKRPFQLLPN; this is encoded by the exons ATGAACTTCCAGGCGGGCGGCGGGCAGagcccgcagcagcagcagcaacagcaacagcaacaacaacagcaacagcagcagcagcaacagcagcagcagcagcagcagcagagcctGGCGGGGTCGGGGTCCGGCGGGTCCGGCGGGGGGGTGGTGGGCGCGGGTCCCGGGGGCCCGTCGCCGCAGCTGTCGGCGGGGGCCCCCCCGCAGTTCGCCCTGTCCAACTCGGCGGCCATCCGCGCCGAGATCCAGCGCTTCGAGTCGGTGCACCCCAACATCTACGCCATCTACGACCTCATCGAGCGCATCGAGGACctggggctgcagagccagatCCGGGAGCACGTCATCTCCATCGAGG ACTCATTCGTGAACAGCCAGGAGTGGACCCTGAGCCGTTCGGTGCCGGAGCTGAAAGTG ggcATTGTGGGGAACCTGTCTAGCGGGAAGTCGGCCCTGGTGCATCGCTACTTGACGGGGACGTACGTCCAGGAGGAGTCTCCGGAGG GGGGCCGGTTTAAGAAGGAGATTGTCGTGGATGGTCAGAGTTACCTGCTCTTGATCCGAGATGAAGGAGGGCCCCCCGAACTCCAG TTTGCCGCCTGGGTGGACGCGGTGGTGTTCGTGTTTAGCCTGGAGGATGAGATCAGCTTCCAGACGGTGTACAACTACTTCCTGCGCCTGTGCAGCTACCGCAGCGCCAGCGAGGTGCCCATGGTGCTGGTGGGCACTCAGG ATGCCATCAGCGCCGCCAACCCACGGGTGATCGACGACAGCCGAGCCCGCAAGCTGTCCACAGACCTGAAGCGCTGCACCTACTACGAGACGTGTGCCACCTACGGACTCAACGTGGAGCGGGTCTTCCAGGATG TGGCGCAGAAGGTCGTGGCcctgaggaagaagcagcagctcGCCATCGGGCCGTGCAAGTCACTGCCCAACTCGCCTAGCCACTCGGCCGTGTCCGCCGCCTCCATCCCCGCTGTGCACATCAACCAG ATATGTGCCACTGTTTCCAACTTTTCATCAACAAAAAGGCCTTTCCAACTCCTTCCAAATTAG
- the AGAP3 gene encoding arf-GAP with GTPase, ANK repeat and PH domain-containing protein 3 isoform X2: protein MERGRPGPDGFGGERPGGVRRALSLCDSLDLQGSAPTSSSPPSSSSSSSSPSAAVRAALSAARAQAPRPKSFCSGSPAGGPRTLLLGLLRPRRARAPGGAAPPGGAPSPGEPGEPPARPRPTSMTFLEVSRLGPGAGGGPPGPGRAGSAGFPRGASLWSSQRWQVFRGGGGFGGPPDPDPRRRGFSALKKSFSFRLRRGQEVRRSGSGLLPAPPPPPPRARARTKSDGDAASLRPFPSRRDLLLPDPEPPSRPAAATTAAAAGLWKLLTGRFRRTEPGPPPNRWGRDRALTTDHPVFCPSDSFVNSQEWTLSRSVPELKVGIVGNLSSGKSALVHRYLTGTYVQEESPEGGRFKKEIVVDGQSYLLLIRDEGGPPELQFAAWVDAVVFVFSLEDEISFQTVYNYFLRLCSYRSASEVPMVLVGTQDAISAANPRVIDDSRARKLSTDLKRCTYYETCATYGLNVERVFQDVAQKVVALRKKQQLAIGPCKSLPNSPSHSAVSAASIPAVHINQAANGSGGGAFGDYSSSVPSTPSISQRELRIETIAAASTPTPVRKQSKRRSNIFTICATVSNFSSTKRPFQLLPN, encoded by the exons ATGGAGCGGGGCCGGCCCGGGCCCGACGGCTTCGGCGGGGAGCGGCCCGGGGGCGTCCGCCGAGCGCTCAGCCTCTGCGACTCCCTGGACCTGCAGGGGTCCGCCCCAACGTcgtcctcccccccctcctcctcctcctcctcctcctccccctcggccGCCGTGCGGGCCGCCCTGAGCGCCGCCCGGGCCCAGGCCCCGCGCCCCAAGAGCTTCTGCTCGGGGAGCCCGGCGGGGGGGCCCCGGACCCTCCTCCTCGGCCTGCTGCGGccccgccgggcccgggcccccggaGGAGCCGCCCCCCCCggaggagccccctcccccggggagcccggggagcccccggcccggccgcgcCCCACCAGCATGACGTTCCTGGAGGTGAGCCGGCTggggcccggggccggcgggggaccccccgggccgggccgggccggcagCGCGGGGTTCCCGCGCGGGGCCTCGCTGTGGAGCAGCCAGCGGTGGCAGGTGTTCCGGGGCGGCGGGGGCTTCGGGGGCCCCCCGGACCCGGACCCCCGTCGCCGGGGCTTCTCGGCCCTGAAGAAGAGCTTCAGCTTCCGTCTGCGGCGGGGCCAGGAGGTCCGGCGCTCCGGGTCCGGCCTGctgcccgccccgccgccgccgcccccccgggcccgggcccgcacCAAGAGCGACGGCGACGCGGCCTCCCTGCGGCCCTTCCCCAGCCGCCGGGACCTGCTGCTCCCGGACCCCGAGCCCCCttcccgccccgccgccgccaccaccgccgccgccgccggcctctGGAAGCTGCTCACCGGACGCTTCCGCCGCACCGAGCCCGGGCCTCCCCCCAAC cgctgggggagagacagg GCCCTAACGACTGACCACCCTGTCTTCTGCCCCTCAGACTCATTCGTGAACAGCCAGGAGTGGACCCTGAGCCGTTCGGTGCCGGAGCTGAAAGTG ggcATTGTGGGGAACCTGTCTAGCGGGAAGTCGGCCCTGGTGCATCGCTACTTGACGGGGACGTACGTCCAGGAGGAGTCTCCGGAGG GGGGCCGGTTTAAGAAGGAGATTGTCGTGGATGGTCAGAGTTACCTGCTCTTGATCCGAGATGAAGGAGGGCCCCCCGAACTCCAG TTTGCCGCCTGGGTGGACGCGGTGGTGTTCGTGTTTAGCCTGGAGGATGAGATCAGCTTCCAGACGGTGTACAACTACTTCCTGCGCCTGTGCAGCTACCGCAGCGCCAGCGAGGTGCCCATGGTGCTGGTGGGCACTCAGG ATGCCATCAGCGCCGCCAACCCACGGGTGATCGACGACAGCCGAGCCCGCAAGCTGTCCACAGACCTGAAGCGCTGCACCTACTACGAGACGTGTGCCACCTACGGACTCAACGTGGAGCGGGTCTTCCAGGATG TGGCGCAGAAGGTCGTGGCcctgaggaagaagcagcagctcGCCATCGGGCCGTGCAAGTCACTGCCCAACTCGCCTAGCCACTCGGCCGTGTCCGCCGCCTCCATCCCCGCTGTGCACATCAACCAG GCCGCGaacggcagcggcggcggcgcctTCGGCGACTATTCGTCCTCGGTCCCCTCCACCCCGAGCATCAGCCAGCGGGAGCTGCGCATCGAGACCATCGCGGCCGCCTCCACGCCCACGCCCGTGCGCAAGCAGTCCAAGCGCCGCTCCAACATCTTCACG ATATGTGCCACTGTTTCCAACTTTTCATCAACAAAAAGGCCTTTCCAACTCCTTCCAAATTAG